One genomic window of Medicago truncatula cultivar Jemalong A17 chromosome 1, MtrunA17r5.0-ANR, whole genome shotgun sequence includes the following:
- the LOC120578176 gene encoding secreted RxLR effector protein 161-like yields MNEAKIMTTLMHPLSNLDKDENGKDFPEKEYRGMIGSLLYLNASRPDIVFAVGLCARFQTAPKESHCIAVKRIFRYLVGTPSVGLWYKKGTHFDLMAYCDADYAGDKIERKSTSGACQLLGEALVSWCCRKQNTIALSTTEVEYIFAANYCSQVLWIRNLLEDF; encoded by the coding sequence atgaaTGAAGCCAAAATTATGACTACTCTCATGCATCCTTTATCAAATCTTGAcaaagatgaaaatggaaaagattttcctgaaaaagaatatagaggaATGATTGGAtcacttttatatttaaatgcTAGTAGACCTGACATTGTTTTTGCAGTTGGCCtatgtgctagatttcaaactGCACCAAAAGAGTCACATTGCATTGCAGTTAAAAGAATTTTCAGATACCTTGTAGGCACTCCAAGTGTAGGCCTATGGTATAAAAAGGGAACACACTTTGATCTTATGGCATATTGTGACGCTGACTACGCCGGagataaaatagaaagaaagagtACAAGTGGCGCATGTCAACTGCTCGGAGAAGCTTTAGTTAGCTGGTGTTGTCGAAAGCAAAACACTATAGCATTATCCACCACAGAGGTTGAATACATTTTCGCTGCAAACTACTGCTCTCAAGTATTATGGATTAGAAATCTATTAGAAGATTTCTAA